In Merismopedia glauca CCAP 1448/3, the following proteins share a genomic window:
- a CDS encoding iron uptake porin: MKKSGKNHLKAIFRFKVSQKMAIALFLWLSNSFPASASVSKDDLMFQIPSVSEFSDVHPHDWEFTALKSLVKQYECGGDRFYRMLTRSEFAVKFHACWQEMQHLGAGIDGDTLTTIQRLRSDFAAELSALPRQIKQVETRVDSLENQQFSPRVELEGEVIFAPIATSGGKKADGSGESIDKSVFLGNGASFNFKTSFTGKDSLKISLESTQIPELEELTGTRMSNLGFDGDDEGQLVLDEVEYQFPLSERTRVTINSEGGGLGDYVPTVSPWLSGSEDGSISTFGKENPIRRQGSGAGIGISYKFSDAVNLSIGYVAAKPNKPEGGLFSTPNAAIAQLTLNPSKSIALSLTYTNSHNSFRTGTGSELTNNPFNDTSEAIAATGYGAEATVSLTPKFHIGGRIGYLQAIAEDLSDRPQANIFTWSAFLALEDEGKKGNLFGLIFGQPPKVVNNNFGADFQDRDTSLHLEAFYRWQINRNVGITPGIFLITNPEHNRNNDSIFVGSVRTTFTF; the protein is encoded by the coding sequence AAGTAATTCCTTTCCAGCTAGCGCATCTGTTAGTAAAGATGATTTAATGTTTCAAATTCCCTCAGTTTCCGAATTTTCAGACGTGCATCCTCATGATTGGGAATTTACAGCTTTAAAATCCTTAGTGAAGCAGTATGAGTGTGGTGGCGATCGCTTTTACCGAATGCTGACTCGCTCGGAATTTGCAGTCAAGTTTCATGCTTGTTGGCAGGAAATGCAACATTTGGGCGCAGGGATAGATGGAGATACTTTAACCACAATCCAACGACTGCGATCTGATTTTGCTGCGGAATTAAGCGCTTTACCGAGACAAATAAAGCAAGTGGAAACTAGAGTCGATAGTTTAGAGAACCAGCAATTCTCACCTCGCGTTGAACTCGAAGGAGAAGTTATCTTCGCACCCATCGCGACGAGTGGCGGCAAAAAAGCTGATGGTAGTGGAGAATCCATAGACAAAAGTGTTTTTTTGGGGAATGGTGCTAGTTTTAATTTTAAAACAAGCTTTACAGGCAAAGATAGCTTAAAAATTAGCCTAGAATCGACTCAAATTCCAGAATTAGAAGAACTAACGGGTACGCGGATGTCTAATTTAGGATTTGATGGGGATGATGAAGGACAATTGGTACTTGATGAAGTAGAATATCAATTTCCTCTCAGCGAAAGAACTAGAGTCACCATTAATTCTGAAGGTGGGGGTTTGGGCGATTACGTGCCTACAGTTAGTCCTTGGTTGAGCGGTAGCGAGGATGGTTCGATTTCGACTTTTGGTAAAGAAAATCCGATTCGGCGGCAAGGATCGGGGGCTGGCATTGGTATATCGTATAAATTCAGCGATGCCGTGAATCTTTCAATAGGATACGTGGCGGCTAAGCCCAACAAACCAGAAGGAGGCTTATTTTCGACTCCTAATGCCGCGATCGCTCAATTGACCCTCAATCCGTCTAAATCTATAGCTTTGAGCTTGACTTACACCAATTCTCACAATAGTTTCAGAACTGGAACTGGTAGCGAATTGACGAACAATCCCTTTAACGATACCTCAGAAGCAATCGCGGCTACAGGCTATGGTGCAGAAGCAACTGTATCCCTTACTCCTAAGTTTCACATTGGTGGACGCATCGGTTATTTGCAAGCAATTGCTGAAGATTTGAGCGATCGCCCCCAGGCAAATATTTTCACTTGGTCAGCTTTTTTAGCCCTGGAAGATGAGGGTAAAAAAGGTAATTTATTCGGCTTAATCTTCGGTCAGCCCCCAAAAGTCGTCAATAATAACTTTGGAGCAGACTTTCAAGACCGAGATACTTCTTTGCATCTAGAAGCTTTCTATCGCTGGCAAATCAATCGGAATGTAGGGATTACTCCTGGCATATTTTTGATTACTAATCCTGAGCATAATCGCAATAACGACAGTATTTTCGTCGGTAGTGTCCGCACTACTTTTACCTTTTAG
- a CDS encoding transposase, whose protein sequence is MDNCRINVMAIYLPLVLVALSGWKQQRLYLALDTTVLWERFCMIHLSVVCCGRAVPLLWRVLEHGSATVAFEEYQPVLRRARWLLRHHPDVMLLADRGFANHELMKWLRQSHWHYCLRLPCDVSIHTTRRYPLIPPW, encoded by the coding sequence ATGGACAACTGCCGCATCAACGTGATGGCGATTTACTTACCGTTGGTGCTGGTGGCTCTGAGTGGATGGAAGCAACAGCGATTGTATTTAGCCTTAGATACGACAGTTTTGTGGGAGCGCTTTTGCATGATTCACCTGTCGGTGGTGTGCTGTGGGCGGGCTGTTCCCTTATTGTGGCGAGTCCTCGAACATGGCAGTGCCACCGTTGCCTTTGAGGAGTACCAACCCGTATTGCGCCGTGCTCGGTGGCTGCTGCGGCATCACCCCGATGTAATGTTATTAGCCGACCGAGGCTTTGCCAATCATGAATTGATGAAATGGTTACGGCAGAGCCACTGGCATTACTGTTTGCGATTACCGTGTGATGTCTCGATCCATACTACACGACGCTATCCCTTGATCCCCCCTTGGTGA
- a CDS encoding glycosyltransferase family 4 protein yields the protein MKIAYLMNIHPYASCTFIRREIVAIEASGIPVSRFAIRPPENDLVDEADKQEVGKTRYILGVGIVGLLKSLITIALTRPIHFFKTLKFIIKIGLSAEKGILFNLIYFLEACVLFQWVTEAEIDHIHVHFGTNSATVAMLSRLLGGPTYSFTVHGPEEFDKPQALCLKEKIENASLVIGVSSFGKSQLFRWCGYKHWSKIHVVHCGLDEMFLSQSYVPLPHEPRFVCIGRLSEQKGHLLLVEAVSQLASEGLKFKVILVGDGYLREQIEFLIETLGLKDYIEITGWATNLEVRQQILNSQVMVIPSFAEGLPVVIMEAFALSRPVISTHIAGIPELVKTRKSGWLVTPGSSEALASAMREAIHLPLAELAQMGKTGAEAVAKEHNINHEAQKLVKLFQTYS from the coding sequence ATGAAAATCGCCTATTTAATGAATATTCACCCTTACGCTAGTTGTACCTTCATTCGTAGGGAAATAGTGGCGATTGAAGCTAGCGGAATTCCTGTCTCAAGGTTTGCCATTCGTCCTCCAGAAAACGACTTAGTAGACGAAGCCGATAAACAAGAGGTTGGTAAAACCAGATACATTTTAGGAGTAGGAATAGTCGGTTTGCTGAAAAGTTTAATTACTATAGCATTAACTCGACCAATTCACTTTTTTAAAACTCTCAAATTCATCATTAAAATAGGTTTATCTGCGGAAAAAGGCATACTATTCAACCTCATTTATTTCTTAGAAGCTTGCGTACTTTTTCAATGGGTAACCGAAGCAGAAATCGACCACATCCACGTTCATTTTGGCACTAATTCAGCTACCGTAGCGATGCTATCTCGGCTTCTGGGAGGACCTACATACAGCTTCACTGTACACGGTCCTGAAGAATTTGATAAACCCCAAGCTTTGTGTTTAAAAGAAAAGATAGAAAATGCTAGTTTAGTTATTGGAGTTTCTTCTTTTGGTAAAAGCCAGCTATTCCGTTGGTGTGGATATAAACACTGGTCAAAAATTCACGTAGTTCATTGTGGTTTAGACGAGATGTTTTTATCGCAATCTTATGTTCCTTTACCACACGAACCTCGGTTTGTTTGCATTGGTCGATTAAGCGAACAAAAGGGACATTTATTATTAGTTGAAGCCGTCAGTCAGCTAGCATCTGAAGGTTTAAAATTTAAAGTAATTTTAGTAGGAGATGGTTATTTAAGAGAACAAATTGAATTTTTAATTGAAACGTTGGGTTTGAAAGATTATATTGAAATTACTGGTTGGGCAACTAATTTAGAAGTCAGACAGCAAATTTTAAACTCTCAAGTAATGGTTATACCAAGTTTTGCGGAAGGCTTACCAGTAGTAATTATGGAAGCTTTTGCCCTTTCTCGCCCTGTTATTAGCACTCATATTGCCGGAATTCCAGAATTAGTTAAAACCCGAAAATCTGGTTGGTTAGTTACACCTGGATCGTCGGAAGCTTTAGCTTCAGCTATGCGAGAAGCCATACATTTACCATTAGCAGAATTAGCTCAAATGGGAAAAACGGGTGCGGAAGCTGTGGCAAAAGAGCATAATATTAACCATGAAGCTCAGAAGTTAGTTAAACTATTTCAAACATATTCTTAA
- a CDS encoding Gfo/Idh/MocA family protein, whose product MSNKIRWGIIGTGYVAKQFAEGLRLIPDAQLLAITSRTASKAQEFAKRYQVERVYNSSEDLVKDPDIDVVYIATPPHRHEADCVLCLESGKAILCEKPFTTTAKAASEVINLARQKQLFCMEAMWMRFIPLIQEIKQLIDSGTIGEIRTLSADFGVPTEFSPSSHLFNPELGGGALLDRGIYTLNLAVYLLGIPAKIMSQARRGKTGVDEEVAIILSYPQGALATLSASLTTYTSNQALIAGTKGKITIHEPFYCSERASITTKLPIFNPSLISTPSTKQKLVASVKSNSLLKSLYLHLASYLSPLTSRSSQQKIQPFIGNGYQYEALEVMRCLQQGKIESEIMPLDETLKIMELVEQIRDRW is encoded by the coding sequence ATGTCAAATAAAATTCGTTGGGGAATTATCGGTACAGGATATGTAGCCAAACAGTTTGCGGAAGGATTGCGTTTGATTCCTGATGCTCAACTATTAGCAATTACCTCTCGAACTGCTTCAAAAGCTCAAGAATTTGCCAAGAGATATCAAGTAGAGCGAGTATATAATAGCTCTGAAGATTTAGTCAAAGATCCAGATATTGACGTAGTTTATATTGCTACACCTCCCCATCGACATGAAGCAGATTGTGTTTTATGTCTGGAATCAGGTAAAGCAATTCTGTGTGAAAAACCATTTACCACTACAGCTAAAGCAGCTAGTGAGGTGATTAATTTAGCGCGTCAAAAACAATTATTTTGCATGGAAGCTATGTGGATGCGCTTCATTCCTTTGATTCAGGAAATTAAGCAACTAATTGATAGTGGAACTATTGGCGAGATTAGAACATTATCGGCTGACTTTGGAGTACCAACCGAATTTAGTCCGAGTAGTCATTTGTTTAACCCGGAATTAGGTGGAGGAGCATTACTAGATCGGGGAATTTACACTCTAAACTTGGCTGTATATTTGTTAGGAATACCTGCTAAAATTATGAGCCAAGCTCGTAGAGGTAAAACAGGGGTTGATGAAGAAGTCGCTATAATTTTGAGTTATCCTCAAGGTGCATTGGCTACACTTTCGGCTAGCTTAACCACTTATACTAGTAATCAAGCTTTAATTGCTGGAACTAAAGGCAAAATTACAATTCACGAACCATTCTATTGCTCGGAAAGAGCATCTATTACTACTAAATTACCCATTTTTAATCCCTCTTTAATCTCTACTCCTAGCACTAAGCAAAAACTAGTTGCATCAGTCAAATCTAATTCCCTACTAAAGAGTTTATATCTACATCTTGCCAGTTATTTATCGCCCCTAACTAGCAGATCGTCGCAACAAAAAATCCAACCATTTATAGGTAATGGTTATCAATATGAAGCATTAGAAGTAATGCGTTGTCTCCAACAAGGAAAAATAGAAAGTGAAATTATGCCTTTGGATGAAACTTTAAAGATTATGGAACTAGTCGAACAAATTCGCGATCGCTGGTAG
- a CDS encoding Gfo/Idh/MocA family protein, with the protein MRIAIVGCGFVADYYLKTLPKHPDLELTGVMDKNAARASHFSSYYNLHCYNSLAELLADPRVEIVVNLTNPRSHFEVSKACLEAGKHVYSEKPLATDISEAKALVDLAEAKGLYISSAPCTILGKTAQTIGKALQENVVGKVRLVYAEIDDGMVHKMPYQKWLSESGTPWPYKDEFEVGCTLEHAGYYVNWLVAYFGAAQSVTAFSSCQIPDKETDVPLDIESPDFSVACIKFASGVVARITCSIIAPHDHSLRIIGDEGILSTKDCWYENSPVYIQREITIRRKTFLNPWKQKYPLVGDSSRFKYRGSQQIDFAGGVAELASAVREKRSCKLSARYSLHNNEIVLAIHNALETGASYKITSTFEPLDSMPWV; encoded by the coding sequence ATGCGAATTGCGATCGTTGGCTGTGGTTTTGTAGCTGACTATTACTTGAAAACCTTGCCCAAACATCCCGATTTAGAATTAACGGGAGTGATGGATAAAAATGCCGCCAGAGCATCTCATTTTTCGAGTTATTATAACCTTCATTGCTACAATTCTTTAGCCGAATTACTAGCAGATCCTCGTGTCGAAATAGTTGTCAATTTAACTAATCCCAGAAGTCACTTTGAAGTCTCCAAAGCTTGTTTAGAAGCGGGAAAACACGTCTATTCAGAAAAACCTTTGGCTACCGATATCTCAGAGGCAAAAGCCTTAGTAGATTTAGCTGAAGCTAAAGGGTTATATATTTCCTCAGCACCATGCACGATACTTGGCAAAACCGCTCAAACTATTGGCAAAGCCTTACAAGAAAATGTAGTTGGGAAAGTCAGATTAGTTTACGCCGAAATAGATGATGGTATGGTTCATAAAATGCCTTATCAAAAATGGCTTAGTGAATCAGGAACTCCCTGGCCCTATAAAGATGAATTTGAAGTAGGATGTACCTTAGAACACGCGGGTTATTATGTTAATTGGCTGGTAGCTTATTTCGGCGCGGCTCAAAGTGTCACCGCCTTTTCTTCTTGTCAAATTCCCGATAAAGAAACGGATGTTCCTTTAGATATTGAATCGCCAGATTTTTCTGTAGCTTGTATTAAATTTGCTTCTGGGGTAGTAGCGAGAATTACTTGTAGTATTATTGCACCCCACGATCACTCTTTAAGAATCATAGGGGATGAGGGAATTCTTTCTACTAAAGACTGTTGGTATGAAAATTCTCCCGTCTATATTCAACGCGAGATTACCATTCGTCGCAAAACATTTCTCAACCCCTGGAAACAAAAGTATCCTCTAGTTGGTGATAGTTCTAGATTTAAATATAGAGGTTCACAGCAAATAGATTTTGCTGGGGGTGTAGCTGAATTAGCTAGTGCAGTTCGCGAGAAGCGATCGTGTAAGCTATCAGCTAGATATTCTTTACATAATAATGAAATTGTTCTAGCAATTCATAATGCTTTAGAAACAGGTGCTAGTTATAAAATAACCTCTACATTTGAACCATTAGACTCCATGCCTTGGGTCTAA
- a CDS encoding sensor histidine kinase — MLKLTQLIRQTTLPLATFESLRQLWYQISQAISEECFFITETTLSSTTESSLNYFTVVISEKFSALLIGNWDLDSDRTSDAKIHPPPDSITSETLLRVEISFAPDAIASFLNDLAGMMPHNAILIEPAKSRLQPNDAGLQSQFTVALIEILTKSSHLTSFSPDLAVCRPIEAALQQQIEQESLLNQVISQIRRSLEVPVILETAVQQVRQLLQTDRLVIFEFDLPENYQELSLKDLERNCQVGKVTYEARSTENITSVVSCGEPDRCFIRAPHVLAKYHRGVTQAVSNVETVYALTPCFLDWMRQIQVKAKLVAPIIVEEKLWGLLIAHQCDRPREWKLSEQQFLLLIAEHLAVAIQQAQLYTQVQQQAQTLEQRVIERTQELQDALVVAEAASRAKGQFLATMSHELKTPLTSIIGLSDTLLRWSSDELKEKQQLYLQIIRDRGQHLQEIIDDILDLSDLETKELTLNISEISLQQIAKQSLKMVERNATNNGVELALELRISRKNATFKADYRRLTRILVNLLSNGIKFTPKGGKVTLRIWLETDKSVFQVEDTGIGIPESQQHLLFQKFQQLDSAYTRQYQGMGMGLALTKQLVELHQGKIDLRSTVGVGSIFTVSLPRLTNHQL, encoded by the coding sequence ATGTTAAAACTTACACAGCTAATTCGGCAAACAACTTTGCCGCTTGCTACCTTTGAGTCTTTACGACAATTGTGGTATCAAATTTCTCAAGCCATTAGCGAAGAATGTTTCTTCATTACAGAAACTACATTATCCTCAACTACTGAATCATCCCTCAACTACTTTACAGTTGTAATTTCCGAAAAATTTAGTGCTTTACTCATCGGTAATTGGGATCTAGACTCCGATCGCACTTCTGATGCCAAGATTCACCCTCCCCCAGACAGCATCACTTCTGAAACCTTACTGAGGGTAGAAATTAGTTTTGCTCCTGATGCGATCGCTAGTTTCTTGAACGATCTAGCTGGAATGATGCCACACAATGCCATCCTCATCGAACCAGCTAAGAGTAGATTACAACCCAATGATGCTGGTTTACAGAGCCAGTTTACCGTAGCGTTAATCGAAATATTGACTAAAAGTAGTCATTTGACTTCATTTTCGCCAGATTTAGCCGTATGTCGTCCCATTGAAGCCGCACTCCAGCAACAAATAGAGCAAGAAAGTTTATTAAATCAAGTCATCAGCCAAATTCGCCGAAGTCTAGAAGTACCAGTTATTTTAGAAACTGCGGTGCAACAAGTACGTCAGTTGTTACAGACAGATCGGTTGGTAATTTTTGAGTTTGATTTACCCGAAAATTACCAAGAATTATCCCTTAAAGATCTAGAACGCAATTGCCAAGTTGGTAAGGTTACCTATGAGGCTAGATCGACAGAAAATATTACTTCTGTTGTATCTTGTGGGGAACCAGATCGATGTTTTATCCGCGCTCCTCATGTTTTGGCAAAATACCATCGAGGTGTGACTCAAGCAGTATCTAATGTGGAAACTGTATATGCTCTAACACCTTGTTTTTTAGACTGGATGCGTCAAATTCAAGTTAAAGCTAAATTAGTTGCCCCAATTATAGTAGAAGAAAAACTTTGGGGATTATTAATTGCACATCAGTGCGATCGCCCCCGCGAGTGGAAACTCAGCGAACAACAGTTTTTGCTCCTAATTGCCGAACATTTGGCGGTGGCAATCCAACAAGCACAGCTATATACCCAGGTGCAACAGCAAGCTCAAACCTTGGAACAGCGCGTCATCGAACGCACTCAAGAACTGCAAGACGCTTTAGTTGTAGCAGAAGCTGCCAGTCGCGCCAAAGGTCAATTTTTAGCTACCATGAGTCATGAGTTAAAAACACCTTTAACTTCTATTATCGGACTATCAGATACTTTATTACGCTGGTCTAGTGATGAACTTAAAGAAAAACAGCAACTTTATTTACAAATAATCCGCGATCGCGGACAACATTTACAAGAAATTATCGATGATATTCTCGATTTGTCAGACTTAGAAACCAAGGAATTAACCTTAAATATTAGCGAAATTTCCTTGCAGCAAATTGCCAAACAAAGTCTGAAAATGGTGGAAAGAAATGCTACCAATAATGGAGTTGAATTAGCCTTAGAATTGCGAATTTCACGAAAAAATGCCACTTTCAAGGCTGATTATCGAAGATTAACCCGAATTTTAGTTAATTTACTCAGTAATGGAATTAAGTTTACTCCTAAAGGTGGAAAAGTTACTTTGCGTATTTGGCTAGAAACAGATAAAAGTGTCTTTCAAGTCGAAGATACAGGGATTGGCATTCCTGAATCACAACAGCATTTATTATTTCAGAAGTTTCAACAATTAGATTCTGCTTATACACGCCAGTATCAAGGTATGGGTATGGGTTTAGCTTTAACTAAACAATTAGTCGAATTACATCAAGGCAAAATCGATTTGCGATCGACTGTAGGTGTAGGCTCCATTTTTACAGTTTCTTTACCGAGGTTGACAAATCATCAATTATAA